The window CTTAGATCAATCCCGTGATTTCTTCCGTCTTCGGATCGAGATCGATATGCTCGCCAGCCGGATGTGCTGGTAGCCCCGGCAGTAGCTCGATCCCGGAACAGACCGCTGTGAGATAGCCCGCGC of the Nitrospira sp. genome contains:
- a CDS encoding formate--tetrahydrofolate ligase; translated protein: AGYLTAVCSGIELLPGLPAHPAGEHIDLDPKTEEITGLI